One window of Theropithecus gelada isolate Dixy chromosome 4, Tgel_1.0, whole genome shotgun sequence genomic DNA carries:
- the BLOC1S5 gene encoding biogenesis of lysosome-related organelles complex 1 subunit 5 isoform X2 — MEKRGLREMRVLENLKNMIHETNEHTLPKCRDTMRDNLSQVLQRLQAANDSVCRLQQREQERKKIHSDHLVASEKQHTLQWDDFMKEQPNKRAEVDEEHRKAMGRLKEQYAEMEKDLAKFSTF; from the exons GAAAAGCGTGGTCTTCGAGAAATGCGAGTTCTTGAAAATTTGAAGAATATGATCCATGAAACAAATGAACATACTCTTCCCAAATGTAGAGACACAATGCGAGACAACCTCAGCCAAGTTCTCCAGAGAT tgcaAGCAGCTAATGATTCAGTCTGTAGACTCCAACAGAGGGAACAGGAACGAAAAAAG aTTCATAGTGACCACTTAGTAGCTAGTGAGAAACAGCATACGCTCCAGTGGGACGACTTCATGAAGGAGCAACCCAACAAAAGGGCTGAAGTGGATGAAGAGCACAGAAAAGCCATGGGGAGGCTTAAAGAACAATATGCTGAGATGGAGAAGGACCTAGCgaaattttcaactttttaa